A part of Bacteroidota bacterium genomic DNA contains:
- a CDS encoding TRAP transporter small permease — translation MRKVIDKILERLLVALLSILVLDVLWQVASRYLLSSPSNFTDELAGFLLIWVTLLGAAYATGKKQHLALSLLSTKLSFETNKKLNLLIYGITIVFVVAVMIVGGIWLIYTRFHLGQISAVLQIPIGYVYMILPLSGLFIIYFSIDNAIDEYNSKQLYKEL, via the coding sequence ATGCGAAAAGTAATAGATAAAATATTAGAACGTCTTTTAGTTGCTTTGTTAAGCATACTGGTATTGGATGTACTTTGGCAGGTAGCAAGTAGATATTTGCTATCATCGCCAAGTAATTTCACAGATGAGTTGGCTGGTTTTTTACTGATTTGGGTAACTCTTTTAGGTGCCGCCTATGCAACGGGGAAGAAACAGCATCTTGCTCTTAGTTTATTGTCTACAAAGCTAAGTTTCGAGACTAATAAAAAGCTCAATCTGCTTATTTACGGAATTACAATTGTGTTTGTTGTAGCGGTAATGATAGTAGGTGGAATATGGCTAATTTACACGCGTTTCCATCTAGGACAAATTTCGGCGGTATTACAAATACCAATAGGTTATGTATATATGATACTACCATTAAGCGGACTTTTCATTATTTATTTCTCTATCGATAATGCGATTGATGAATATAATTCAAAACAACTTTATAAAGAGCTATAG